Proteins encoded in a region of the Mesoflavibacter profundi genome:
- a CDS encoding GH3 auxin-responsive promoter family protein: MPIPLVNSIASWFLKKRFHQIELFLKYPNEVQQELLMSLVETAKDTEIGKTYDFSSIKNYSTFASRVPISTYEDVQDQIERARKGEHNIFWPKPIKWFAKSSGTTSAKSKFIPVSSDSLEDCHYAASKDLLCMYLNNNEDSQLFTGKSLRLGGSKELYKENGTAFGDLSAILIDNMPFWAEFSSTPSNKVSLLSEWETKMAAIVNETVEENVTSLAGVPSWMLVLLNNVLDKTNKTSLFDVWPNLEVYFHGGVSFNPYIEQYRAILPKKDFKYYEIYNASEGFFAIQDQNYSGDLLLMLDYGIFYEFIPMDTYGTKDEKVIPLSEVELNKNYAVIITTNAGLWRYKIGDTVRFVSISPYRIKVSGRTKHHINVFGEELIIENAEDALKKVCKKTSAEIVDYTAAPIFMEGKEKGAHEWLIEFKTPPKDINYFNELFDNALKSLNSDYEAKRYNNMTLNKPKIHVARERLFYDWLKENDKLGGQHKVPRLSNTRQYLDQLLKLNN, translated from the coding sequence ATGCCAATCCCTTTAGTAAATTCTATAGCTTCTTGGTTTTTAAAAAAACGTTTTCATCAAATAGAGCTATTTTTAAAATATCCTAACGAGGTACAACAAGAGTTATTAATGAGTTTAGTTGAAACTGCTAAGGATACCGAAATTGGTAAAACCTACGATTTTTCTTCCATTAAAAACTACAGTACTTTTGCAAGTCGCGTACCAATTTCTACTTACGAAGACGTGCAAGATCAAATAGAACGTGCAAGAAAAGGAGAACATAATATTTTTTGGCCTAAGCCTATAAAATGGTTTGCAAAATCTAGCGGTACAACTAGCGCAAAAAGTAAATTTATTCCAGTAAGCTCAGATAGTTTAGAAGATTGTCATTATGCGGCAAGTAAAGATTTGCTTTGCATGTATCTTAATAATAACGAAGATTCGCAATTGTTTACAGGTAAAAGTCTTAGGTTAGGCGGTAGTAAAGAATTATACAAAGAAAACGGAACAGCTTTTGGTGATTTAAGTGCAATTTTAATAGATAATATGCCATTTTGGGCAGAATTTAGTAGTACACCAAGTAATAAAGTAAGTTTGTTAAGCGAATGGGAAACCAAAATGGCTGCAATTGTAAACGAAACAGTAGAAGAAAACGTTACAAGTCTTGCAGGCGTACCAAGTTGGATGCTTGTTTTGCTAAATAACGTATTAGATAAAACTAATAAAACAAGTTTATTTGATGTTTGGCCTAACCTAGAAGTTTATTTTCATGGTGGCGTAAGTTTTAATCCATATATAGAACAGTATCGAGCTATATTACCAAAAAAAGATTTTAAGTATTACGAGATTTATAATGCTTCTGAAGGGTTTTTTGCCATTCAAGATCAAAACTATTCTGGCGATTTATTATTAATGTTAGATTATGGTATTTTTTATGAATTTATACCAATGGATACCTACGGTACAAAAGACGAAAAAGTCATTCCATTATCTGAAGTAGAATTAAATAAAAATTACGCAGTAATTATCACCACAAATGCCGGATTATGGCGCTATAAAATAGGAGATACGGTAAGATTTGTATCTATTAGTCCATATCGTATTAAAGTATCTGGACGTACTAAACACCATATAAATGTATTTGGGGAAGAATTAATTATAGAAAATGCCGAAGACGCACTTAAAAAAGTATGTAAAAAAACTAGTGCCGAAATTGTAGATTATACTGCAGCACCAATCTTTATGGAAGGAAAAGAAAAAGGTGCGCACGAATGGTTAATAGAATTTAAAACACCGCCAAAAGACATCAACTATTTTAATGAATTATTTGATAATGCATTAAAAAGTCTAAACTCAGATTATGAAGCAAAACGTTATAATAATATGACGCTAAATAAGCCAAAAATTCATGTGGCGAGAGAACGTTTGTTTTACGATTGGTTAAAAGAAAATGATAAACTTGGTGGACAACATAAAGTGCCAAGACTATCTAATACACGTCAATATTTAGACCAATTATTAAAGTTAAATAATTAG
- a CDS encoding NifU family protein — MSNYKITIQETNNPTILKFDVNQFITKHQNFEYNNIDEAKESPLAQQLFFLPFVKKVYISSNFIAIERYNIVEWNDVKQEVADQIENYLNTGGIIVEEHATTKKVPVTVYTESTPNPSALKFVANKKLVTATYEYDSIEKAKTSPLATSLFHFPFVKSVFFDENYISITKYDIAEWNDVSMELRDFIKNYIENGKEIVNPDAPEVIEKSAEKVEAHFESLDNTSKEIINILEQYVKPAVASDGGNIQFQSYDENSQIVKVILQGACSGCPSSTFTLKNGIENMLKEMLPGKVNTVEAING; from the coding sequence ATGAGTAACTATAAAATCACAATACAAGAAACTAATAATCCTACAATATTAAAATTTGATGTAAACCAATTTATCACCAAACATCAAAATTTTGAATATAATAACATAGACGAAGCTAAAGAATCGCCTTTAGCACAACAATTATTTTTCCTTCCATTTGTAAAAAAAGTATACATTTCTAGCAATTTTATTGCTATAGAACGCTATAATATTGTAGAGTGGAATGATGTAAAACAAGAAGTTGCAGATCAAATAGAAAACTACCTTAATACAGGAGGAATTATTGTAGAAGAACATGCTACAACAAAAAAAGTACCTGTTACAGTTTATACAGAAAGTACGCCTAATCCATCTGCGCTTAAGTTTGTAGCCAATAAAAAATTAGTAACAGCTACTTACGAATATGACTCTATTGAAAAAGCAAAAACATCACCTCTTGCTACTTCCTTGTTTCATTTTCCATTTGTAAAAAGTGTATTCTTTGATGAAAACTATATTTCTATCACTAAATATGATATCGCTGAGTGGAATGACGTATCTATGGAATTAAGAGATTTTATAAAAAATTACATAGAAAACGGTAAAGAAATTGTAAATCCAGATGCTCCAGAAGTAATTGAAAAATCTGCCGAAAAAGTTGAAGCTCATTTTGAAAGCTTAGATAACACATCTAAAGAAATTATTAATATTCTAGAACAGTATGTAAAACCAGCTGTTGCAAGTGATGGAGGAAACATCCAATTTCAATCTTACGATGAAAACTCTCAAATTGTAAAAGTAATATTACAAGGTGCATGTAGTGGTTGTCCATCTTCTACTTTTACATTAAAAAATGGAATTGAAAATATGCTTAAAGAAATGTTACCTGGTAAGGTTAATACTGTAGAAGCTATAAACGGGTAA
- a CDS encoding DUF2797 domain-containing protein, whose translation MTYQGVLTKMQTEFLDPIAYYLVFKNDFIHVNQLLDKTIQIECIGYECLNCHLNKPIYRQGFCQSCFFEIPQAADWIMKPELSQAHLDIEDRDLEYEKKVQLQPHIVYLANSSNVKVGVTRKTQVPTRWIDQGAHEAIEIVEVPNRYLAGITEVALKDYVGDKTNWRTMLKNDIKDENLVEWRDKLKQYIPDEAKPYFIENNNETEIHFPVLQYPEKLKSLNFKKTPIYKGVLKGIKGQYLIFEDNTVCNIRSNEGTVVKIDVL comes from the coding sequence ATGACCTACCAAGGTGTTTTAACAAAAATGCAAACCGAATTTTTAGATCCAATAGCCTATTATTTGGTCTTTAAAAACGACTTTATACACGTTAACCAGTTACTTGATAAAACCATACAAATAGAATGTATTGGTTATGAATGTTTAAACTGTCATTTAAATAAACCTATTTATAGACAAGGGTTTTGCCAGAGCTGTTTTTTTGAAATACCTCAAGCTGCAGATTGGATTATGAAACCCGAATTAAGTCAAGCCCATTTAGATATTGAAGACAGAGATTTAGAATACGAAAAAAAGGTACAACTACAACCGCATATTGTATATCTAGCAAACTCTAGCAATGTTAAAGTTGGTGTTACGCGTAAAACGCAAGTCCCAACACGATGGATAGATCAAGGTGCGCACGAAGCTATAGAGATTGTAGAAGTCCCAAACCGTTACCTTGCTGGTATAACAGAAGTTGCTTTAAAAGATTATGTTGGTGACAAAACGAATTGGCGAACTATGCTTAAAAATGATATTAAAGATGAAAATTTAGTTGAATGGCGTGACAAGCTAAAACAATACATTCCTGACGAAGCAAAACCTTATTTTATTGAAAATAATAACGAAACCGAAATACATTTTCCTGTATTACAATATCCCGAAAAACTTAAATCCTTAAACTTTAAAAAAACACCTATTTACAAAGGTGTACTTAAAGGTATTAAGGGTCAATATTTAATTTTTGAAGATAATACCGTTTGTAACATTAGAAGTAATGAAGGTACTGTAGTTAAAATAGATGTTTTATAA
- a CDS encoding GTPase codes for MKSLIFVYNANSGFINLSLDIAHKIISPKTYQCNLCTLTHDTFKQKSLWKQFRANTNLHITFYHKDEFKKNYPTASFKLPCVIENNNLILKEVIDSKTINNYSNLKQFIDALNQL; via the coding sequence ATGAAATCTTTAATTTTTGTATACAACGCTAATTCTGGTTTTATAAATTTATCTTTAGATATTGCTCACAAAATAATTAGTCCAAAAACTTACCAATGTAACTTGTGCACACTTACACACGATACGTTTAAACAAAAAAGTTTATGGAAACAATTTAGGGCAAACACTAATTTACATATTACGTTTTACCATAAAGATGAATTTAAAAAAAATTACCCAACTGCTTCATTTAAATTACCATGTGTGATAGAAAACAACAACTTGATTTTAAAAGAAGTAATTGATAGTAAAACAATTAATAATTATTCCAATTTAAAGCAGTTTATTGATGCTTTAAACCAACTTTAA
- a CDS encoding dodecin family protein translates to MAVLKVIEVLSNSDKSWEDATKKAVKQAAKSVKNIKSVYVQDQSAIVKDDEVIEFRVNLKLTFEVK, encoded by the coding sequence ATGGCAGTATTAAAAGTAATCGAGGTATTATCAAATTCTGATAAAAGTTGGGAAGATGCAACTAAAAAAGCTGTAAAACAAGCAGCAAAAAGCGTTAAAAACATTAAATCTGTTTACGTACAAGACCAAAGCGCAATAGTAAAAGACGACGAGGTTATTGAGTTTAGAGTTAATCTTAAATTAACTTTTGAAGTAAAGTAA
- a CDS encoding SIMPL domain-containing protein gives MKKLILTLALLFSYVTLISQHKGNYDASISRQNISGNAIVYGHMPKHNMSTLNPNSTITIDVRALQNVKASSYTAIFNVSQIGETAEITKNLIQNKIDAIKKALLNIGISEKSIVIDVISFVPVYEVEVTKKLFSKSYTEVPKGFELQQNIHIQFTEANQFEKILSACANNEVYNLVKVDYFIDNIAEVYSNLQSKLLALIKDKKDYYNALGFNLNNYNAMMADQKYCYFPKDFYQSYQAFNSISFEAINQSKGITSVKKQTSYYYQPLPYHNYDIVINSAILEPVIQVGMEIKINFSPKPKENTPEPITKTETKHKYYVISPNGNVDIKELNTN, from the coding sequence ATGAAAAAACTTATCCTAACTCTTGCATTACTATTTAGTTATGTTACCCTTATTAGCCAACATAAGGGTAATTACGACGCGTCTATTTCTAGACAAAACATTTCGGGAAACGCTATTGTATATGGACATATGCCTAAACATAATATGTCTACTTTAAACCCAAATAGCACTATTACTATTGATGTAAGAGCTTTACAAAATGTAAAAGCTAGTAGTTATACTGCGATTTTTAATGTATCCCAAATAGGTGAAACTGCCGAAATCACAAAGAATTTAATACAGAATAAAATAGACGCAATTAAAAAAGCATTATTAAATATAGGTATTTCTGAAAAGTCAATTGTGATAGACGTCATATCCTTTGTTCCAGTGTATGAAGTTGAAGTTACTAAAAAGTTGTTTAGTAAATCTTATACCGAAGTTCCTAAAGGTTTTGAATTACAACAAAACATACATATCCAATTTACTGAAGCTAATCAATTTGAAAAAATCCTTTCTGCATGCGCAAATAATGAAGTTTATAATTTAGTAAAGGTTGATTATTTTATTGATAATATTGCAGAAGTTTATAGTAATTTACAATCTAAATTACTTGCCTTAATTAAAGACAAAAAAGATTACTACAATGCTTTAGGTTTTAATTTAAACAACTATAATGCGATGATGGCAGATCAAAAATATTGCTACTTCCCAAAAGATTTTTATCAAAGTTATCAGGCTTTTAATAGTATTTCTTTTGAAGCAATAAATCAAAGTAAAGGTATTACTAGTGTAAAAAAACAAACATCCTATTACTATCAACCTTTACCCTATCACAACTACGACATAGTTATAAACTCTGCTATTCTAGAACCTGTTATACAAGTAGGAATGGAGATTAAAATTAATTTTTCTCCTAAACCAAAAGAAAATACTCCTGAACCAATTACCAAAACAGAAACCAAACATAAATATTATGTGATTTCGCCAAACGGTAATGTAGACATTAAAGAGCTAAATACTAATTAA
- a CDS encoding LytR/AlgR family response regulator transcription factor: protein MKLNAILVEDEAQSRTILKNYLSKYCPKVNVLGEASNINEGLELIRTLDLDLVFLDVEMPFGNAFDLLDKVDNRNFETIFVTAYNNYAMDALNAHASYYLMKPIDIDELIKAVNYVAEIKAKEDALQDQILVAKTKTMDGKITIPQQDGFEVLNTKDILYCKADDNYTQIFLNNNKKKLVSKTLKYFEDILAENGFARVHKSYLVNVAEVVKYVKGKGGSVILSNGKEIMVSASKKSGLLSYFN from the coding sequence ATGAAACTAAACGCCATATTAGTAGAAGACGAAGCGCAAAGTAGAACCATTTTAAAAAACTACTTGTCCAAATACTGCCCAAAAGTTAATGTGTTAGGAGAAGCATCTAACATAAACGAAGGATTAGAACTTATAAGAACATTAGATTTAGATTTGGTGTTTTTGGATGTGGAAATGCCATTTGGTAATGCATTCGATTTACTTGATAAAGTAGATAACCGCAACTTCGAGACTATCTTTGTTACTGCATACAATAATTATGCAATGGACGCCTTAAATGCTCACGCTTCATACTATTTAATGAAACCAATAGATATTGACGAGCTAATAAAAGCAGTAAATTATGTTGCCGAAATAAAAGCAAAAGAAGATGCTTTACAAGATCAAATCCTTGTGGCAAAAACCAAGACTATGGATGGTAAAATTACTATTCCGCAGCAAGACGGTTTTGAAGTTTTAAATACCAAAGACATATTATATTGTAAAGCAGACGATAATTACACTCAAATATTTTTAAATAACAATAAGAAAAAATTAGTAAGTAAAACACTAAAGTATTTTGAAGATATTTTAGCCGAAAATGGTTTTGCACGTGTCCACAAAAGTTATTTAGTAAATGTAGCAGAAGTCGTTAAATATGTAAAAGGAAAAGGCGGAAGCGTAATATTAAGTAACGGAAAAGAAATTATGGTTTCAGCATCCAAAAAATCAGGATTATTATCGTATTTTAATTAA
- a CDS encoding PorP/SprF family type IX secretion system membrane protein, translating to MKLKNILFFAVATLFSLQLVKAQEGLPIYSDYLTDNYYLIHPSMAGAANCAKVRVTGRQQWFGDDDAPRLITASVNGRIGDSPSGIGAIVYSDRNGFHSQTGAYFTYAHHLMFSRSTADLNQLSFGLSIGAIQYKLDETSFLADGPDPIIGGIEQSATEFNVDFGFSYNLYDFYAHATVKNLLKNDGVNFNNNPGNLNFNNLRTYLVSVGNTFGSYGSEWSFEPSAMFMYRDATEEASFDVNLKVYKEMDFGKVWGGLSYRRSLDGAEYLDGQSVSSQKLQYITPLLGVNVKDFMFAYSYNYQANDIVYNSGGFHQITLGFNFNCGRAAYSCNCPAVN from the coding sequence ATGAAATTAAAAAACATTCTATTTTTTGCTGTTGCAACACTATTTAGTTTACAGCTAGTAAAAGCACAAGAAGGCTTACCAATTTATTCAGATTATTTAACAGATAATTATTATTTAATTCATCCTTCTATGGCTGGTGCAGCAAACTGTGCAAAAGTAAGAGTTACAGGAAGACAACAATGGTTTGGAGATGATGATGCGCCAAGATTAATTACTGCTAGTGTTAATGGAAGAATAGGAGATTCGCCTTCAGGAATTGGTGCAATTGTATATTCTGATAGAAATGGATTTCATTCTCAAACAGGAGCTTATTTTACTTATGCACACCATTTAATGTTTTCTAGAAGTACTGCAGATTTAAACCAGTTATCTTTTGGATTAAGTATAGGAGCTATACAATATAAGTTAGATGAAACTAGCTTTTTAGCCGATGGTCCAGATCCTATTATTGGAGGTATAGAACAATCTGCAACAGAATTTAATGTAGATTTTGGTTTTTCTTATAATCTATATGATTTTTATGCGCATGCAACCGTAAAAAACTTATTAAAAAACGACGGTGTAAATTTTAATAACAATCCAGGAAATTTAAACTTTAATAATTTAAGAACGTATTTAGTGTCTGTAGGTAATACCTTTGGAAGTTACGGTAGTGAATGGAGTTTTGAACCTTCTGCAATGTTTATGTATAGAGATGCAACAGAAGAAGCATCTTTTGATGTAAATTTAAAGGTTTATAAAGAAATGGATTTTGGTAAAGTTTGGGGCGGATTATCTTATAGACGTTCTTTAGATGGTGCAGAGTATTTAGATGGTCAGTCTGTTAGTAGCCAAAAATTACAGTACATTACTCCTTTATTAGGTGTTAATGTTAAAGATTTTATGTTTGCGTATTCTTACAACTACCAAGCGAATGATATTGTTTATAATAGTGGTGGTTTTCATCAAATAACATTAGGATTTAATTTTAATTGTGGTAGAGCAGCTTATAGTTGTAATTGTCCTGCAGTTAACTAA
- a CDS encoding histidine kinase → MKFFKYISILLVIFASLKANAQNYNYKEDASFTVKGIVKDSEDNAPISDVEIQVNGGNYTTTLLDGTFRIKVKKGDEVIISHKDFETVYYIIKDDDDITVEVHPAETTNYTYKKKNKENTFESAIDSAKIYKTTSAEKSIQFLTESIAKSKSVQQNAEAFELLADVNMYWKQYDLATTNYRISLKNQANVDVRLKLAKAYFFNNNLSKSLEEYDALNTSKLSNWQQILKQEGLGDVYLKQNKIEKAKNAYAIGLAIAKDNKITVKIAELNAKIGQVYTQSGNAQEAENYLENSVTVASKVNKTKEVEQKVKFADFQNTNRAYSKEIETRKQIIKDINSIEKDSIITNESPLTKQKQNYKIGNAYYLSNNLDAAIPYLEESIEEANKKEDLIVKKDATKKLADVFVASGNFEKAKEAFNAYTEAVDQLYIKKEQEISQAARFSKSIAEKQNRILSLENDRQLTLSQIQLSDEKNKRQQLIIYSLIGGLFLLVITAYLMFKNIKQQKLANNLLALKSLRSQMNPHFIFNALNSVNSFIATNDERTANKYLSDFSKLMRAVLENSEEDFIPLEKEIQLIELYTKLEHFRFKDKFDYTISVEDTIDVEAYKIPPMLLQPYIENAVWHGLRYKEEKGILDIKISKKRKDEIEITIADNGIGRKKSKALKTENQKKHNSKGLGNIKKRVTILNEMYKDKVDISIEDNLTDAEDVGTKVIVTLKKD, encoded by the coding sequence ATGAAGTTTTTTAAATACATATCAATCCTACTTGTAATATTTGCTAGTCTAAAAGCAAATGCGCAAAACTACAATTACAAAGAAGATGCTTCTTTTACAGTCAAAGGAATTGTAAAAGACAGCGAAGATAATGCGCCAATTTCTGATGTAGAAATTCAAGTAAATGGTGGTAATTATACCACAACGTTATTAGATGGAACATTTAGAATTAAAGTAAAAAAAGGAGATGAAGTTATTATAAGTCACAAAGATTTTGAAACCGTTTATTACATAATAAAAGACGACGATGATATTACAGTCGAAGTTCATCCAGCCGAAACAACAAACTATACGTACAAGAAAAAAAATAAAGAAAATACGTTTGAAAGCGCAATAGATTCTGCAAAAATATATAAAACAACATCTGCCGAAAAAAGCATACAGTTTTTAACCGAAAGTATAGCAAAAAGCAAATCTGTACAACAAAATGCAGAAGCATTTGAGTTGTTAGCAGATGTAAATATGTATTGGAAACAGTATGATTTAGCAACAACCAACTACCGTATTAGTTTAAAAAATCAAGCAAATGTAGATGTAAGACTTAAACTAGCCAAAGCCTATTTTTTTAATAATAACTTAAGTAAAAGTTTAGAAGAATATGATGCTTTAAATACCAGTAAACTCTCAAACTGGCAACAAATTTTAAAACAAGAAGGTCTTGGTGACGTGTATTTAAAGCAAAATAAAATCGAAAAGGCTAAAAACGCGTATGCAATCGGATTAGCAATAGCTAAAGACAATAAGATTACTGTAAAAATAGCCGAATTAAACGCTAAAATTGGACAAGTGTACACACAATCTGGTAATGCCCAAGAAGCAGAAAATTATTTAGAAAATTCGGTTACAGTTGCGTCAAAAGTTAACAAAACCAAAGAGGTAGAACAAAAGGTGAAATTTGCCGATTTTCAAAACACCAATAGAGCATATTCCAAGGAGATAGAAACCCGAAAACAAATTATTAAAGACATAAATTCTATAGAAAAAGATTCTATCATCACTAATGAAAGTCCATTAACAAAGCAAAAACAAAATTATAAAATAGGAAACGCTTATTATTTAAGTAATAATCTAGATGCAGCAATTCCTTATTTAGAAGAAAGTATTGAAGAAGCTAATAAAAAAGAAGATTTAATTGTTAAAAAAGACGCTACAAAAAAGTTAGCAGATGTATTTGTTGCATCTGGTAATTTTGAAAAAGCCAAAGAAGCCTTTAATGCTTATACAGAAGCTGTAGACCAACTATATATAAAAAAAGAGCAAGAAATATCGCAAGCAGCAAGGTTTTCTAAAAGTATAGCCGAAAAACAAAACCGTATTCTATCACTAGAAAACGATAGGCAACTTACCTTAAGCCAAATACAATTGTCTGACGAGAAAAATAAGCGCCAACAGCTTATCATTTACTCTTTAATTGGAGGATTATTTTTACTAGTAATTACCGCTTATTTAATGTTTAAAAACATTAAACAGCAAAAATTGGCTAATAATTTACTGGCGCTAAAATCTTTACGAAGCCAAATGAATCCGCACTTTATCTTCAATGCATTAAATTCTGTAAATAGTTTTATTGCTACTAATGACGAGCGTACAGCTAATAAATACCTTTCCGATTTTTCAAAACTAATGCGAGCAGTTTTAGAAAATTCAGAAGAAGATTTTATTCCATTAGAAAAAGAAATTCAACTAATAGAATTATATACTAAGTTAGAGCATTTTAGATTTAAAGATAAGTTTGATTATACAATTTCTGTCGAAGACACTATAGATGTAGAAGCTTACAAAATACCACCAATGTTACTACAACCTTATATAGAAAATGCGGTTTGGCATGGATTACGTTACAAAGAAGAAAAGGGAATTTTAGACATTAAAATAAGTAAAAAGCGTAAGGACGAAATTGAAATTACGATTGCAGATAACGGTATTGGACGCAAAAAATCTAAAGCATTAAAGACCGAAAATCAGAAAAAACACAACTCTAAAGGCTTAGGAAACATAAAAAAACGTGTTACTATTTTAAATGAAATGTATAAAGATAAAGTAGACATTAGCATAGAAGATAATCTAACAGATGCAGAAGATGTTGGTACAAAAGTAATAGTGACTTTAAAAAAGGATTAA
- a CDS encoding gamma carbonic anhydrase family protein, whose product MPIIKPVNGKSPQLPEDCYIAENATIVGDVQAGKQCSFWFNAVIRGDVHYIKMGDKVNVQDGAVIHCTYQKHPTNIGNNVSIGHNAIVHGCTIKDNVLIGMGSIVMDNCVVESNSIIAAGAVVTQNTIVESGSIYAGVPAKKVKDISEELINGEINRIANNYVKYSSWFKE is encoded by the coding sequence ATGCCAATTATAAAACCAGTAAACGGTAAATCACCACAACTTCCAGAAGATTGTTACATAGCAGAGAACGCAACAATAGTTGGCGATGTTCAAGCAGGAAAACAATGTAGTTTTTGGTTTAATGCTGTAATACGTGGCGATGTTCATTATATAAAAATGGGTGATAAAGTAAATGTACAAGATGGTGCTGTTATCCATTGTACATATCAAAAACATCCTACCAATATTGGTAACAATGTCTCTATTGGTCACAATGCTATTGTACACGGTTGTACCATTAAAGACAATGTGTTAATAGGTATGGGAAGTATAGTTATGGATAATTGCGTAGTAGAGAGTAATAGTATTATTGCAGCAGGCGCAGTTGTGACACAAAATACGATAGTCGAATCTGGTAGCATTTATGCAGGTGTACCAGCCAAAAAAGTAAAAGACATTAGTGAAGAATTAATTAATGGCGAAATTAACCGAATTGCTAATAATTACGTTAAATATTCTAGTTGGTTTAAAGAATAA